A region of Toxorhynchites rutilus septentrionalis strain SRP chromosome 1, ASM2978413v1, whole genome shotgun sequence DNA encodes the following proteins:
- the LOC129763594 gene encoding uncharacterized protein LOC129763594 isoform X2, producing the protein MLQTQPILWLLTLVGMATSDLRIHTLDQSPIIIVPLGPAKISTSSLRIVHPINLTSIGTIVENFNAVSMERLSNQTPFKSIVKAKLDKINLSYNRIKPLRRRKRWESLGKAWKYVSGSPDADDLKIINSSLNSLISENNKQIRINSAFDSRMSNITKAINVILENEENVIHSLEGFDVLELIFKIDELLYYLDIIEEGITLARRSIPSSRIIHLDELETIHHSLINDGFGLNSVDSILSTANAYAVLNNEIFMYILKIPRIKNVQYTLNFIEPVIVDRHRVHLQTQFYLKGQKSFMLKSACSKANAMFICSSTDLEPLTGCMQQLVSGNTAECPIERTYGNKTIRKINDGNIVVNAINVTLSSNCSVTQRTLQGSFLIQYSNCTLKLDDEEYVNTNMEIQPFIPTTGLKPKTSIGNFISWDG; encoded by the exons AATACTGTGGCTCCTTACGCTGGTAGGGATGGCCACTTCAGACTTGAGAATTCATACCCTGGATCAGAGTCCGATCATTATAGTTCCGTTAGGACCCGCTAAAATAAGCACTAGTTCTCTGCGGATTGTGCACCCCATAAACTTGACCTCAATTGGAACAATTGTAGAAAACTTTAACGCCGTTTCTATGGAGAGATTGTCGAATCAAACGCCTTTTAAGTCAATAGTTAAAGCAAAATTAGACAAAATAAACTTGAGTTACAACCGAATAAAACCACTACGTAGGAGAAAACGATGGGAATCTCTCGGAAAGGCCTGGAAATACGTATCGGGAAGCCCTGATGCAGACGACCTTAAGATTATAAATTCgtcattaaattcattaattagcGAGAATAACAAGCAAATAAGAATCAATAGTGCTTTCGATTCACGAATGAGCAACATTACAAAAGCAATTAACGTCATACTGGAAAATGAGGAAAATGTAATACATTCCTTAGAGGGCTTTGATGTATTAgaattaatattcaaaattgatgAGCTATTATACTACTTAGACATAATCGAAGAGGGGATCACACTAGCGAGACGGAGTATCCCAAGCAGCCGCATCATTCACCTCGACGAATTGGAAACCATTCATCATTCCCTCATTAATGACGGTTTCGGGCTTAACTCGGTCGATAGCATACTTAGTACTGCCAATGCCTACGCAGTATTaaacaacgaaattttcatGTACATACTGAAGATACCCAGGATCAAAAATGTACAGTACACCCTCAACTTCATTGAACCAGTCATTGTAGATCGCCACAGAGTCCACCTACAAACACAGTTTTATTTGAAAGGACAGAAATCATTCATGTTAAAAAGCGCTTGTTCCAAAGCCAACGCCATGTTTATATGTTCCTCAACGGATCTAGAACCTTTGACGGGTTGTATGCAACAATTGGTCTCCGGAAATACAGCAGAGTGTCCCATAGAACGCACCTACGGAAACAAAACTATTCGGAAAATCAATGATGGCAATATAGTCGTCAATGCAATCAATGTAACACTTTCGTCAAACTGTTCAGTCACCCAACGCACTCTACAGGGGTCGTTCCTAATCCAATACTCAAACTGTACACTGAAATTGGATGACGAGGAATATGTCAACACAAACATGGAGATACAGCCGTTCATACCTACCACGGGATTGAAG CCGAAAACCTCCATTGGAAACTTCATTTCCTGGGATGGATAG
- the LOC129763594 gene encoding uncharacterized protein LOC129763594 isoform X1, with protein sequence MLQTQPILWLLTLVGMATSDLRIHTLDQSPIIIVPLGPAKISTSSLRIVHPINLTSIGTIVENFNAVSMERLSNQTPFKSIVKAKLDKINLSYNRIKPLRRRKRWESLGKAWKYVSGSPDADDLKIINSSLNSLISENNKQIRINSAFDSRMSNITKAINVILENEENVIHSLEGFDVLELIFKIDELLYYLDIIEEGITLARRSIPSSRIIHLDELETIHHSLINDGFGLNSVDSILSTANAYAVLNNEIFMYILKIPRIKNVQYTLNFIEPVIVDRHRVHLQTQFYLKGQKSFMLKSACSKANAMFICSSTDLEPLTGCMQQLVSGNTAECPIERTYGNKTIRKINDGNIVVNAINVTLSSNCSVTQRTLQGSFLIQYSNCTLKLDDEEYVNTNMEIQPFIPTTGLKVNPTKLFNHIPLEHLQELHMEQRNHITHLNLTAENLHWKLHFLGWIASVISSTLLICILGSSIIIVLKFAAWKTLLTNSKPEVIEQDTIASTEAHPESREVPLILQQ encoded by the coding sequence AATACTGTGGCTCCTTACGCTGGTAGGGATGGCCACTTCAGACTTGAGAATTCATACCCTGGATCAGAGTCCGATCATTATAGTTCCGTTAGGACCCGCTAAAATAAGCACTAGTTCTCTGCGGATTGTGCACCCCATAAACTTGACCTCAATTGGAACAATTGTAGAAAACTTTAACGCCGTTTCTATGGAGAGATTGTCGAATCAAACGCCTTTTAAGTCAATAGTTAAAGCAAAATTAGACAAAATAAACTTGAGTTACAACCGAATAAAACCACTACGTAGGAGAAAACGATGGGAATCTCTCGGAAAGGCCTGGAAATACGTATCGGGAAGCCCTGATGCAGACGACCTTAAGATTATAAATTCgtcattaaattcattaattagcGAGAATAACAAGCAAATAAGAATCAATAGTGCTTTCGATTCACGAATGAGCAACATTACAAAAGCAATTAACGTCATACTGGAAAATGAGGAAAATGTAATACATTCCTTAGAGGGCTTTGATGTATTAgaattaatattcaaaattgatgAGCTATTATACTACTTAGACATAATCGAAGAGGGGATCACACTAGCGAGACGGAGTATCCCAAGCAGCCGCATCATTCACCTCGACGAATTGGAAACCATTCATCATTCCCTCATTAATGACGGTTTCGGGCTTAACTCGGTCGATAGCATACTTAGTACTGCCAATGCCTACGCAGTATTaaacaacgaaattttcatGTACATACTGAAGATACCCAGGATCAAAAATGTACAGTACACCCTCAACTTCATTGAACCAGTCATTGTAGATCGCCACAGAGTCCACCTACAAACACAGTTTTATTTGAAAGGACAGAAATCATTCATGTTAAAAAGCGCTTGTTCCAAAGCCAACGCCATGTTTATATGTTCCTCAACGGATCTAGAACCTTTGACGGGTTGTATGCAACAATTGGTCTCCGGAAATACAGCAGAGTGTCCCATAGAACGCACCTACGGAAACAAAACTATTCGGAAAATCAATGATGGCAATATAGTCGTCAATGCAATCAATGTAACACTTTCGTCAAACTGTTCAGTCACCCAACGCACTCTACAGGGGTCGTTCCTAATCCAATACTCAAACTGTACACTGAAATTGGATGACGAGGAATATGTCAACACAAACATGGAGATACAGCCGTTCATACCTACCACGGGATTGAAGGTAAATCCAACCAAACTGTTTAACCACATTCCGTTGGAACATTTACAGGAGTTACATATGGAACAGCGTAACCATATCACACACCTTAACCTGACAGCCGAAAACCTCCATTGGAAACTTCATTTCCTGGGATGGATAGCATCCGTAATCTCATCAACTTTACTAATCTGCATACTGGGTTCATCCATAATCATCGTTTTGAAATTCGCCGCCTGGAAGACACTCCTTACCAACAGCAAACCAGAAGTCATCGAACAGGATACCATCGCATCAACCGAGGCCCATCCCGAGTCCAGAGAGGTACCGCTGATACTTCAGCAGTAG